The sequence CTGAGCTTTGCTCAGAAGCTTAGGCCAGGAAGATCCAGAAGCCATTAAATATTGTCCTTGTACGGAATTGACAATCTTGTAAACATAAGTAACTGACTCATCCATGTCGTTTCTTTCCCATCTTCTCAACAGATGCGAAGGAGGAGAAACCAAAACCTGTGAGCAAGAAACCCAAGGCAAAATCCACTAATGTAAGTATTGGTTGCCAAATGAAGGATTCCATCTGTCTACCTTGcctagctctgtgagctctcacTTGTGACTAGCTTTAGGAGCTGCTGCTCTTGTATGTTCCTGTTTTAAGGAACTTGCCTGACTCTGTGGGGAATGTTAGAATGGGAAGCTGTTTCCTTTCCAGAGTCCTGAAGCATTAACTCTGTTCTTCACGCTGCGAAGGAAATCGGCACTGATTGATCGGCTGTTTCTAAAACGCATGTCTTGCTACGCAGAATAAAGGCCACGCTTCTGAATTCAAAGCCGCCGCCTATAAGAATAATAAACTAACTTTGGCACAGGCTTGTGGGTGATCTAGTACATGCTATTGCAGTGACCTTCATCCTCCTCTCTTGTAGGCCCAGCCCAAAGCTCCTGCTAAGCTGAAGACACCCAGTGATGCTCGAAACATTGTGAAAGGTGACAAGAAACCCAGTACAAAACAGGCACCTCAAGCCAGGGTGGTTGGGACCAAGAAAGCCACCTCCAAAGGGAAGCCCGCCTCAGAAGCAGATGGTGCCTCCAAAGCAGAGGCAGAGCATGGAGACAAGATCAGCACTTCCAAAGCCAAGGGGGCAGCTCCTGGGGCCACGGGGGCTACAAAAGCAAAGGTGGCTAAAGGTGGAAATGGGCCGGCCAAAGCAAAGGCCGCTGGTGGGACAAAGAAAACCGCTGCCAAAGGGAAGCCTGAGGCAAAGGGCCCTGTGAAAGGCAAGGGGAAGAAACCTGAGGCAGCCACAGGCTCTCTGCTCAGCAAAGAGAAGGATGCAGGAGAAGGTAAAGCCTCTAAAACCGGCAGCAAGCTTAGCAAGAAAACAAACTAGGGCTTCCCTGCACTGAAGGGTCAACTGCtttgggtgggggatggggcacgTGTGCAAAATGGCTGTCCCCAGCCTGAGGAACATGGCAGCTCTGTCTCCCAGTTCCAGATGGGGCCCAAACAATGTTTTTAAACTATGCTGAAGTGTGCTCCAGTCACTGCTGTTAACATCTCTTTTAATCTCTGGTGAACTAAGCTAACTGATTTTAatcttttgtctctttttttCAATAAAGTTACTGTATCCTAATAACTTAACCCTGTTACTGGAGTCATGTTCCTCCTGCCTGGGTTAAGGAACTGGCAGGTCATCTCGACACACCCTGTCATAACCCTGGAAACTGCAAAGCATCAATTccttctgcctcttccctcccaccccctgcaaatCCAGCTAGGTTGAAACCTGAGCTTGAGCCCAGCTGTGGTGGATTCCAGCCTCATAATTAGGACAGTGATAAATGCCAGTTGGGTGAAAGGGAGCAAACTGCGAGTGTGGCAGCAgtccagggtggggtggggagaagaacaTCGGGCTAATGAACAAAATACAGTCAGGGATGGAGTTCCATAATGTGAAACTGCAGCCACGTTCTGC is a genomic window of Chrysemys picta bellii isolate R12L10 chromosome 7, ASM1138683v2, whole genome shotgun sequence containing:
- the LOC101954155 gene encoding protein B4, with protein sequence MDLKPADVTRVARISRIFDRKTRANHPPTLSMVIEALKAQNEKKGTSVIAIKRYILAKYPAVDPIRLKYLLKKALTKGLDHGYLIRPQNSLALGATGRFKLASEKPKLKKTSRNTDPAGEKAPKAEKKVARKPKAKVTADKKAGSQDAKEEKPKPVSKKPKAKSTNAQPKAPAKLKTPSDARNIVKGDKKPSTKQAPQARVVGTKKATSKGKPASEADGASKAEAEHGDKISTSKAKGAAPGATGATKAKVAKGGNGPAKAKAAGGTKKTAAKGKPEAKGPVKGKGKKPEAATGSLLSKEKDAGEGKASKTGSKLSKKTN